The genomic window CCTATGTAGGCGCCAAAGTCAAAGCCTGCGAACTTGTCGGATTTGATTCCACTCTGATTGATTTGCCCGTTGAAACCACAGAAGAAACCCTATTAGCTCAAATACATACTCTAAACGACAATCCAGCAATTGATGGATTTATTGTACAGCTTCCATTACCAAAACATATCGACGAACAAAAAGTGTTGATGGCCGTACATCCAGATAAAGATGTCGATGGCTTTCATCCCATGAATGTAGGACGTATGGCGTTGGACTTGCCAACCTTTTTACCTGCAACTCCCTACGGCATCATGGAACTTTTAGAACGTTATAAAATACCAACCTCTGGAAAGCAAGTTGTCGTCATCGGGAGAAGCCACATTGTGGGACGCCCCATGAGTATTTTGATGAGTCAGAAGCGTCCAGCCGGCGATGCTACCGTCACCATCGCACACAGTCGCACAACCAATTTAGCAGAGCTGACTTTAGAGGCAGATATTGTGGTTGCTGCTTTGGGAATTCCAGAATTTTTAACCGCTGAAATGGTAAAGCCAGGAGCTGTTATTATTGATGTGGGAATTACAAGAGTCCCCGATGAAACGAAGAAAAGAGGGTATCGAATTGCAGGAGATGTGCATTTTGAAAGTGTTGCTGAAAAAGCAAGTTATATCACACCAGTACCTGGTGGGGTAGGACCAATGACCATTGCGATGTTACTGAAAAACACACTGCTCGCTTGCGAACGTCATGCTGCGAATTCATTTATTTAGCAAAAATCTGAGACGTATCTTTAAAGGCTTTAAACTCTAAAGCATTCCCTGCGGGATCATAGAAAAACATCGTGGCTTGTTCGCCAACCTGTCCTTCAAAACGGATGTAAGGTTCAATAATAAAATTGATTTTTTGAGTTTTCAAATGTTCTGAAAAACTTTCAAATTTTTCCCAAGGAAGAATCACCCCAAAATGAGGAACGGGCACCTGTTTTCCATCGACCTTACTGACATGAAGATCCGTTGCTTCTTCTTTTGGTTTGAAATGAATCACGAGTTGGTGTCCAAAAAAATTAAAATCCACCCAATGATCGCTGTGGCGGCCTTCTACGCAACCTAAAATATCTCTATAAAAGATACGACACGTTTCTAAATTCCAAACGGGGATGGCTAAATGAAAAGGGGCTACAGACATTAGAGTGTTTTTTTAGAGTGTTTCAAAGTTTCGTTTAAAGTATTCAATTCATCCTCTGTTAAATCGCGGTAAGCACCAACTTCACATTGTTGATGAATGTTCATGATGCGGGTACGTTTCAACGATTGTACTTCATAATTCAGGTATTCGCACATGCGACGAATTTGACGGTTGAGGCCTTGTGTTAACACTATTTTAAACTCATAAGTACTTAGCTTTTCTACATTACAGGACTTGGTGGTTTTACCGAGTTCTTCTAATGGAATGCCTGCAGACATGCGTTGTACGAATGTTTGAGAGATCGGTTTGTCCACCGTCACGATGTATTCTTTCTCATGGTTGTTACTGGCACGAAGAATTTTATTCACGATATCGCCATCATCTGTCAATAAAATCAAGCCTTCACTATCTTTGTCCAAACGTCCAATCGGGAAAATCCGAGTTGGGTATTTGATGTAATCAATAATATTGTCTTTTTCAACGCCCGTATCGGTCGTACAAACGATTCCAACAGGTTTGTTGAACGCGATATAGGTTCGTTTTTTGGCTTCATTAAGAATGGTTGTTCCATCGACTTTTACTTCGTCGCCTTCTAAAACCTTGGTACCCATTTCTGGAACGACTCCGTTAATGGTCACACGCCCTTCGTCGATCAGTTTGTCAGCAGCACGACGCGAGCAATGCCCGGCTTCGCTTAAATATTTATTCAGTCTTGTTGAAGTTGGTTCCATGTGGCGAATTTACAAAAGTTTAGTGGCTCAAAAATTTAATTATTTCATCAGAAATAAAATCCCCTTTTAGAGAGTGGCCAAGTCCTTCAGTCGAGATTAGTTTGGCGTTTTTGAACTGAGCATCAATGTCAAGCGCATCTTGATAAGGGATGATGCGATCGTTTTTATCGTGAATTAGTAAGCCTTCAGCAGCAATATTTCTCGCAAAGTCAGCCGTTGAAAAATAGCTCGGTGGGTTGCCAAATTTAAGCTCAATCTGAGTATCTATCCCTTTATAAATTTGTTGGCTATAGCCCATCATTTCTTTATAGCGTTTCATGATGCCTATAAATGCTGAGGGTGCTCCAAGAAGTACAATTTTTCTAGCGTGCGTATAGGTTTGTTTTTGAAGAAAAATAACCAAAGCCATCGCTCCTACAGAATGTCCAATAAATGAAGTGGGTTTAAATTCTTCACTGACAACATTGATGAATTCTGAATAGAGGATCGCATTAAAAGTGTCGCTTCCAGACCCGCCATGTGCAGGACCATCCAGCGCGATCACATTATACCCTTCTTTTTGTAGTTTTTGAATTTTATGGCGCCAGCGTCCAGAATTGCTTTCCCAACCGTGTGCCAATAACACAGTTTCTTTGGTGCCTTCCCAGTGATAGGTTTGAATGGGCAAGCTGTTGTAGTGCAAAGTTGTTTTCGTCGTCGCAGTTTCTAAAAATGAATTCGCATAAGAAGTCAGTTGACCATCTCTCGGCTTTGAAAATAATTTTAAGGCAAGATTGGAGGCGTATGCCGAATTAAAAAATCCAATGAAGTTTATAATTCCTCCGATAAGTTTTGGGATGATTGTTTTTATCATTGTTCTTCTCTATGTACGTTTTCTATTGAAAATGCGGGTGTGCAGATTGCTATATATTCACAAGGGGCGTCAAAGGGATTTGAATATTGAACTCGTGTATTTTTTTCAATTTTAATGGACTGTCCTTGTTCTAAAATGAGGGTTTCGCCCTCAATAATGAATTGTTTTTTTCCTTTGATGATAAAGGTGTATTCTTCAAATTCAGGCGTTTGGAAGGGTTCACTCCAACCTGGAGGAGCTACCATGTGGGCAATACTCAGAGCGGAGTTGCCGTCCGTTGCTTTCCCAAAATGTTCTTCAATCAGTTTGCCATCTGTTGTTGGAACAACAAAGGGGGATTTTTGAATTTTATAAGCTGCCATCGTTTAATACCATTGCATGTAAAAGTCCTTTATTTTAGCCGTTTCAGGAATGGAAATCGCCTCTATTTTTTGATTCATATCGTAGCGCATTTCTTCTGGTAATTCCGTTTTGTTTAGCGTGAAATACGCATTGATTTCATCCACAGAAATA from Formosa sp. Hel1_33_131 includes these protein-coding regions:
- the folD gene encoding bifunctional methylenetetrahydrofolate dehydrogenase/methenyltetrahydrofolate cyclohydrolase FolD, with protein sequence MILLDGKQTSADIKVEIAAAVSEIKNQGKRAPHLAAILVGTNGASMTYVGAKVKACELVGFDSTLIDLPVETTEETLLAQIHTLNDNPAIDGFIVQLPLPKHIDEQKVLMAVHPDKDVDGFHPMNVGRMALDLPTFLPATPYGIMELLERYKIPTSGKQVVVIGRSHIVGRPMSILMSQKRPAGDATVTIAHSRTTNLAELTLEADIVVAALGIPEFLTAEMVKPGAVIIDVGITRVPDETKKRGYRIAGDVHFESVAEKASYITPVPGGVGPMTIAMLLKNTLLACERHAANSFI
- a CDS encoding VOC family protein — encoded protein: MSVAPFHLAIPVWNLETCRIFYRDILGCVEGRHSDHWVDFNFFGHQLVIHFKPKEEATDLHVSKVDGKQVPVPHFGVILPWEKFESFSEHLKTQKINFIIEPYIRFEGQVGEQATMFFYDPAGNALEFKAFKDTSQIFAK
- the rluF gene encoding 23S rRNA pseudouridine(2604) synthase RluF → MEPTSTRLNKYLSEAGHCSRRAADKLIDEGRVTINGVVPEMGTKVLEGDEVKVDGTTILNEAKKRTYIAFNKPVGIVCTTDTGVEKDNIIDYIKYPTRIFPIGRLDKDSEGLILLTDDGDIVNKILRASNNHEKEYIVTVDKPISQTFVQRMSAGIPLEELGKTTKSCNVEKLSTYEFKIVLTQGLNRQIRRMCEYLNYEVQSLKRTRIMNIHQQCEVGAYRDLTEDELNTLNETLKHSKKTL
- a CDS encoding alpha/beta hydrolase; amino-acid sequence: MIKTIIPKLIGGIINFIGFFNSAYASNLALKLFSKPRDGQLTSYANSFLETATTKTTLHYNSLPIQTYHWEGTKETVLLAHGWESNSGRWRHKIQKLQKEGYNVIALDGPAHGGSGSDTFNAILYSEFINVVSEEFKPTSFIGHSVGAMALVIFLQKQTYTHARKIVLLGAPSAFIGIMKRYKEMMGYSQQIYKGIDTQIELKFGNPPSYFSTADFARNIAAEGLLIHDKNDRIIPYQDALDIDAQFKNAKLISTEGLGHSLKGDFISDEIIKFLSH
- a CDS encoding cupin domain-containing protein, coding for MAAYKIQKSPFVVPTTDGKLIEEHFGKATDGNSALSIAHMVAPPGWSEPFQTPEFEEYTFIIKGKKQFIIEGETLILEQGQSIKIEKNTRVQYSNPFDAPCEYIAICTPAFSIENVHREEQ